A stretch of the Aegilops tauschii subsp. strangulata cultivar AL8/78 chromosome 4, Aet v6.0, whole genome shotgun sequence genome encodes the following:
- the LOC109739673 gene encoding cathepsin B-like protease 2, translating to MGSLLPLALLVVLSAAAAAPQLVGAAGRDHSLGIIQKDIIQTVNNHPNAGWTAGHNPYLANYTIEQFKHMLGVKPTPPGLRAGVRTKTHLRSEQLPKVFDARSKWSGCSTIGKILDQGHCGSCWAFGAVECLQDRFCIHHNMNITLSANDLVACCGFMCGDGCDGGYPISAWQYFVQNGVVTDECDPYFDQVGCKHPGCEPAYPTPVCEKKCKVQNQVWEEKKRFSINAYQVNSDPHDIMAEVYKNGPVEVAFTVYEDFAHYKSGVYKHITGGVMGGHAVKLIGWGTSDAGEDYWLLANQWNRGWGDDGYFKIIRGKNECGIEEDVTAGMPSTKNIAGSAFAI from the exons ATGGGGAGCCTACTCCCGCTGGCGCTGCTCGtcgtcctctccgccgccgccgcagccccccAG CTCGTCGGTGCAGCAGGGCGAGACCATTCCCTAGGAATCATCCAG AAAGACATCATACAGACGGTCAACAACCACCCCAACGCCGGATGGACGGCTGGACACAACCCCTACCTCGCGAATTACACT ATTGAGCAATTTAAGCATATGCTGGGAGTGAAGCCAACGCCTCCAGGTTTACGGGCTGGTGTTCGCACCAAAACTCATTTAAGATCGGAGCAGCTCCCAAAGGTGTTCGACGCCAGGTCGAAATGGTCCGGTTGCAGCACAATTGGGAAAATACTTG ATCAA GGTCACTGTGGTTCCTGCTGGGCTTTTGGTGCCGTGGAGTGTCTGCAAGATCGTTTCTGCATCCATCACAACATG AACATTACACTTTCTGCCAATGACCTAGTGGCTTGCTGTGGGTTTATGTGTGGCGACGGTTGTGATGGAGGATATCCTATCAGCGCATGGCAATACTTCGTCCAGAATGGTGTTGTTACTGACGAG TGCGATCCATACTTTGATCAGGTTGGCTGCAAGCATCCTGGATGTGAACCTGCTTATCCTACACCTGTGTGTGAAAAGAAATGCAAGGTGCAGAACCAAGTTTGGGAGGAAAAGAAACGTTTCAGCATCAATGCATACCAAGTAAACTCTGATCCACATGACATCATGGCAGAGGTCTACAAGAATGGCCCTGTAGAAGTTGCTTTCACAGTTTATGAG GACTTCGCACACTACAAGTCAGGAGTGTACAAGCACATCACCGGTGGAGTCATGGGAGGTCACGCCGTCAAGTTGATTGGTTGGGGAACCAGTGATGCTGGCGAGGATTACTGG CTTCTTGCAAATCAGTGGAACAGAGGCTGGGGCGAT GACGGGTACTTCAAGATCATAAGGGGCAAGAATGAATGTGGCATCGAAGAAGATGTTACTGCCGGTATGCCCTCGACAAAGAACATTGCCGGTAGCGCCTTCGCAATTTAA